A single region of the Sulfitobacter geojensis genome encodes:
- a CDS encoding ornithine cyclodeaminase produces the protein MTNLKPSSKALVPFVSVDHMMKLVHHVGIEEMLRGIADYIETDFKRWELFDKTPRVASHSESGVIELMPTSDGDVYGFKYVNGHPSNTADGLQTVTAFGLLADVASGYPVLLSEMTLLTALRTAATSALVARVLAPKNAKVMAMIGNGTQSEFQSLAMKTIVGIEEVRLYDIDPAATAKCAANLAGLGLRVTSCESAQDAMEGAQIITTCTADKQYATILTDNMVGAGVHINAIGGDCPGKTELAPAILRRAEIFVEYPEQTRIEGEIQQMDADHPVTEFWEVLTGAAKGRTDDKQITLFDSVGFAIEDFSALRYVRDRIADTGLFHPLDLLADPDDPRDLFGMVQRAKP, from the coding sequence ATGACAAACCTCAAACCGTCGTCCAAGGCGCTGGTGCCTTTTGTCTCTGTCGATCACATGATGAAACTGGTGCATCACGTTGGAATCGAAGAGATGTTGCGCGGCATCGCTGACTATATCGAAACCGATTTCAAACGCTGGGAACTGTTTGACAAGACACCGCGCGTGGCCAGTCATTCCGAGAGCGGCGTGATCGAATTGATGCCGACCTCGGACGGCGATGTTTACGGGTTCAAATATGTGAACGGCCATCCTTCCAACACGGCGGACGGCCTGCAAACGGTCACGGCCTTTGGCCTGCTGGCGGATGTGGCGTCCGGCTATCCTGTCCTGTTGAGTGAAATGACCCTGCTGACGGCGCTGCGCACGGCGGCGACATCTGCCTTGGTTGCGCGGGTGCTTGCCCCGAAAAACGCCAAGGTCATGGCGATGATCGGCAATGGCACGCAGTCGGAATTTCAAAGTCTCGCCATGAAAACCATCGTCGGCATCGAGGAAGTGCGTCTTTATGACATCGACCCTGCGGCAACTGCGAAATGCGCCGCGAACCTTGCAGGGCTAGGTCTGCGCGTGACCTCCTGCGAAAGCGCACAAGACGCGATGGAAGGCGCGCAGATCATCACCACCTGCACCGCGGACAAGCAGTATGCCACCATCCTGACCGACAATATGGTCGGCGCAGGCGTGCACATCAATGCCATCGGCGGGGATTGCCCCGGCAAGACGGAACTGGCACCTGCGATCCTGCGCCGCGCTGAAATCTTTGTGGAATACCCTGAACAGACGCGGATAGAGGGCGAGATCCAGCAGATGGATGCCGATCACCCCGTCACGGAATTCTGGGAAGTGCTGACCGGTGCCGCCAAGGGGCGCACGGACGACAAACAGATCACCTTGTTTGACAGTGTCGGCTTTGCAATCGAGGATTTTTCGGCGCTGCGCTATGTGCGCGACCGCATTGCCGATACGGGGCTGTTTCACCCGCTTGATCTGCTGGCTGATCCCGACGATCCGCGCGATCTGTTCGGCATGGTGCAGCGGGCAAAACCCTAG